CAGTATATGGGGATTATCTTTCCAGAAGAATCATTATAGACAAAGATACAAATTTTCTTGACATACTCCTTATTTATAAAAATCCTTCTCAAATCTTCTGGGGGAAATTACTTGCTGTGGATACTTGCTATTTCATATATCTTGGGATAACACTCTCCCTCACCTATTTATTGTTAAAATTTCTTCCCTCTCGTATTCCTGATATTATTGCAATTCTTATTTTAAAAGAAATCGATTTGAAATCCTTCCTTCTCATTTTTTTAATATTTTTTATGGCATTTCTCATGTATTCTTCTTTTTATCTTCTTTCCGGAGTGATATCTCGAACTGAGGATGATTTAAAAGGTGCAAAAAGTATAATAAATTATGTATTGTCATTTTCCCTTCTATTAAATGTGGTTTTAATGGCAATACCTCCTATTAAATTAACAAAAGTTCTTTATTATATCCCTCCAGTTTCTCCATTTTCCATGCTTACATTTTTAATGAAAGAGGAATTGGACACATTAAAATTTGCTTCGGGTTCTATTATAATTATTTTTACAACTATAATTTTTATTAAGATAGCTGGGACAAAATTTGAAAGAAGCTCTTTATATGAAAGGAGGATAGGGTGAGAATAGCTTTTAAAATATTAATATTTTTGTCTCTTCCATTTCTTCTTTTTCCTCAAGAATCGTTTATAAAGGAGCTTTGTGAGAAAAGAGAGAAGATGTCTGAGTTCCTGAAAAGTTATAAAGTTGTTGCAAATGTGGAAAATTTTGTATATGATGGAAAAGGAAACTTAATAAGAACCGACAAGAAGGATATTGAACTTTATTGGGATGGAAATAAATGGACAGAAAAGGGAGGGAAAGAAATATTAGGAATGACCAGAAAAACTGTTAATCCATTCAAATGTAATGATGTTTCTTTTTTCCAATATGAAGTCAAAGATTGGGGACAGGAATGGTGCATCCAAGTTAAACTTCTTGAAAAATATCAGGGTTTAGAAGCAGAGGAAGGAAATTATATTGTATCAAAAAATAGTAGCTATTTTAAAAAAACATTTACAACGCTAACTAAATGTCCTTCGGATTTAAAAAATTTTCAATTGGAGACAGAGTATGGAGAAATTGGAAAAGGAGTTATCGCACCAATGAAGATGAAAATAGA
This genomic window from candidate division WOR-3 bacterium contains:
- a CDS encoding ABC transporter permease codes for the protein MKEIYSYEVIKILKKPWFYMSCFFLPFILLLGSGFPTFLINYFIKEVKEGKVLISGNREIAHEIHNELISLVGKKWKIREVNDEVNSYMDKDTIFIKAMEKEIIVKMKNRDLIKEKLIEKAIQGAYLKVFLTEKGLNSQEIEKIKKGLPIRVLTEKRSGKGKYFGLIILVIFYTGITVYGDYLSRRIIIDKDTNFLDILLIYKNPSQIFWGKLLAVDTCYFIYLGITLSLTYLLLKFLPSRIPDIIAILILKEIDLKSFLLIFLIFFMAFLMYSSFYLLSGVISRTEDDLKGAKSIINYVLSFSLLLNVVLMAIPPIKLTKVLYYIPPVSPFSMLTFLMKEELDTLKFASGSIIIIFTTIIFIKIAGTKFERSSLYERRIG